One stretch of Halobacillus litoralis DNA includes these proteins:
- the sufB gene encoding Fe-S cluster assembly protein SufB, which yields MAKKAPEVGEYQYGFHEKDVSIFRTQKGLTKEVVEQISNYKEEPKWMLDFRLKSLEQFYKMPMPQWGGDLSELNFDDITYYVKPSERSERSWDEVPEEIKNTFDRLGIPEAEQKYLAGVSAQYESEVVYHNMEKDLEDLGVIFKDTDSALKENEDLFKEYFGKVIPPSDNKFAALNSAVWSGGSFIYVPKDTKVETPLQAYFRINSENMGQFERTLIIADEGSSVHYVEGCTAPTYSSSSLHSAVVEIFVKDNAYCRYTTIQNWANNVYNLVTKRAVAESNATMEWVDGNLGSKLTMKYPAVLLKGEGARGMTLSIALAGKGQHQDAGAKMHHLAPNTSSTIVSKSISKHGGKVTYRGIVQFGRKAEGARSNVECDTLIMDNESTSDTIPYNEIMNENISLEHEAKVSKVSEEQLFYLMSRGLSEEEATEMIVMGFIEPFTKELPMEYAVEMNRLIKFEMEGSIG from the coding sequence ATGGCCAAAAAAGCGCCAGAAGTGGGAGAGTATCAATACGGTTTCCACGAAAAAGATGTTTCGATTTTCCGTACGCAAAAAGGTTTGACGAAAGAAGTCGTTGAACAAATCTCCAACTATAAAGAAGAACCGAAATGGATGCTCGACTTCCGGTTGAAGTCTTTGGAGCAATTCTATAAAATGCCGATGCCTCAGTGGGGCGGCGATCTTTCTGAACTTAATTTTGATGACATCACTTATTATGTGAAGCCATCTGAACGTTCAGAGCGTTCATGGGATGAAGTCCCTGAAGAAATTAAAAACACATTCGACCGTCTGGGAATTCCGGAAGCCGAGCAGAAGTACCTTGCTGGTGTATCCGCTCAGTATGAATCCGAGGTCGTTTATCACAACATGGAAAAAGACCTTGAAGATTTGGGTGTTATTTTTAAGGACACGGACTCTGCGCTTAAAGAGAACGAAGACCTTTTCAAAGAGTACTTTGGTAAAGTCATTCCACCATCTGATAACAAATTCGCAGCGCTGAACTCTGCGGTATGGTCCGGAGGTTCCTTCATTTATGTACCGAAGGACACGAAAGTAGAAACGCCTTTGCAAGCGTACTTCCGTATCAACTCTGAGAATATGGGTCAATTTGAGCGTACGTTGATCATTGCTGATGAAGGGTCTTCTGTTCACTACGTGGAAGGCTGTACAGCACCAACGTATTCTTCAAGCTCTCTGCATAGTGCCGTTGTAGAAATCTTCGTTAAAGATAACGCTTATTGCCGTTATACAACGATCCAAAACTGGGCGAACAACGTGTATAACCTTGTAACGAAACGTGCGGTTGCAGAGTCAAACGCTACGATGGAATGGGTCGACGGAAACCTTGGTTCCAAGTTGACGATGAAGTATCCTGCCGTGCTTCTTAAAGGCGAAGGAGCGCGTGGTATGACACTGTCCATCGCTCTAGCTGGTAAAGGACAGCACCAGGATGCCGGTGCTAAAATGCACCACTTGGCACCGAATACTTCTTCTACGATCGTTTCTAAATCCATCTCTAAACATGGTGGTAAAGTAACGTATCGCGGAATTGTTCAATTCGGTCGTAAAGCTGAAGGCGCTCGTTCCAACGTTGAGTGCGATACGCTCATCATGGATAACGAGTCTACATCCGATACGATTCCTTACAATGAAATCATGAACGAGAACATCTCTCTTGAGCACGAAGCGAAAGTTTCTAAAGTGTCCGAAGAGCAGTTGTTCTACTTGATGAGCCGTGGTCTTTCTGAAGAAGAAGCTACAGAAATGATCGTTATGGGCTTCATCGAGCCATTCACAAAAGAGCTCCCAATGGAGTATGCCGTAGAAATGAACCGCCTAATCAAATTCGAGATGGAAGGTTCTATCGGTTAA
- the sufD gene encoding Fe-S cluster assembly protein SufD produces the protein MTVEVSLPYDKEYISQFSQGQNEPEWMKNLRLSALEKSESLQLPKPDKTNISKWNFTEFEHHVTGDRIESLDELPVEIKDFLDEEKEQQNLVIQRNHTVAYGTIDQKLKDQGVIFTDIGTALREHSELVEKYYMNDAVHMDEHRLTALHAALMNGGIFLYVPKNVQIEDPIQAIFWQENPKASLINHILVVAEENSSVTYVENHISHNKEEKTSANIVTEVIAKDGAKVSFGAVDNFEAGTTVYANRRGVAYRDSVIEWALGQMNEGDTVSENITHLIGDNSHSNAKTVAIGRGKQKQNFTANITHFGKGSDGYILQHGVMKDKASAIFNGIGKIEHGASKSNAEQESRVLMLSSDARGDANPILLIDEDDVTAGHAASVGRVDPIQLYYLMSRGISKFEAERLIIHGFLAPVVNQLPVEAVKRQLQQVIERKVY, from the coding sequence ATGACAGTAGAAGTCTCACTACCATATGACAAAGAGTACATCTCACAATTCTCCCAAGGGCAGAATGAGCCTGAATGGATGAAGAACCTTCGTCTTAGCGCCCTGGAGAAATCGGAATCTCTACAACTTCCGAAACCAGATAAAACGAATATCTCCAAATGGAACTTCACAGAGTTCGAACATCACGTAACGGGTGATCGTATTGAATCCCTTGATGAACTTCCAGTTGAAATCAAAGATTTTTTAGATGAAGAGAAAGAACAGCAAAACCTGGTCATCCAGCGTAACCATACTGTGGCTTACGGAACCATTGATCAAAAATTGAAAGACCAAGGTGTCATTTTCACAGATATCGGCACAGCACTTAGAGAGCATAGTGAATTGGTAGAGAAGTATTACATGAACGATGCCGTTCACATGGATGAGCACCGTTTGACTGCTCTTCACGCAGCTCTTATGAACGGAGGAATTTTCCTTTACGTTCCAAAGAATGTGCAAATAGAAGATCCTATTCAGGCGATTTTCTGGCAGGAAAATCCAAAGGCTTCCTTGATCAACCACATTTTAGTCGTGGCCGAAGAGAATAGTTCCGTGACATATGTAGAGAACCATATTTCTCACAATAAAGAAGAGAAGACTTCCGCGAACATTGTGACAGAGGTTATCGCTAAAGATGGAGCAAAAGTATCCTTCGGTGCGGTCGACAACTTTGAAGCAGGCACGACAGTTTATGCCAATCGCCGTGGAGTTGCTTATCGTGATTCTGTTATTGAATGGGCGCTTGGACAAATGAACGAAGGCGACACCGTTTCTGAGAACATCACACACTTGATTGGTGACAACTCACACTCCAATGCGAAAACAGTTGCTATTGGACGTGGAAAACAGAAACAAAACTTTACAGCTAACATCACGCACTTCGGAAAAGGCTCTGACGGTTACATTCTTCAACACGGGGTGATGAAGGATAAAGCGTCTGCTATTTTCAACGGAATCGGTAAGATTGAACATGGGGCAAGCAAGTCTAATGCCGAACAGGAATCACGTGTTCTTATGCTGAGCAGTGACGCACGTGGTGATGCGAACCCAATCCTTCTCATTGATGAAGATGATGTAACAGCGGGACACGCCGCTTCGGTTGGACGTGTTGACCCGATTCAATTGTATTACTTGATGAGCCGTGGAATTTCCAAGTTCGAAGCCGAGCGATTGATTATCCATGGTTTCCTAGCACCAGTAGTAAACCAATTACCTGTAGAAGCTGTGAAACGCCAGTTGCAGCAGGTAATTGAAAGGAAAGTATATTAA
- a CDS encoding sulfite exporter TauE/SafE family protein — MYLIMFVIGLITALVGSVAGLGGGVILVPVLLFLGDHYASFNWVTPQTIVGISLVVMIFTGMSSAISYMKHHRVDTGIGLVFLCGSIPGGIFGSWLNQFFETDGFSLFFGIVMIAVSLLFFIPRRQAGQSLFKTGMSREKTVDGKVYKYRMPFWVGFLLSFCVGMLSGLLGIGGGSLMVPAMILLLNIPPHIATATSMFMIFFASITSSATHVLLGHVDWSHTLWFIPGAYLGGTLGAWVNRRLDGQVVERFLRVLLVLIGIRLIWQGLG, encoded by the coding sequence ATGTATTTGATTATGTTTGTGATCGGTTTAATTACCGCCCTGGTCGGAAGTGTGGCAGGCCTTGGAGGAGGCGTTATTTTAGTTCCTGTTCTCCTGTTTTTAGGTGATCATTATGCTTCCTTCAATTGGGTGACCCCCCAGACGATCGTTGGAATTTCTTTAGTAGTGATGATTTTTACGGGGATGTCTTCGGCCATCTCATATATGAAGCACCACCGTGTGGATACGGGAATTGGGCTAGTTTTTTTGTGTGGAAGCATTCCGGGAGGCATTTTCGGCTCCTGGCTGAATCAATTTTTTGAAACTGATGGTTTCTCCCTTTTCTTTGGAATTGTTATGATTGCAGTTTCTTTATTGTTTTTCATTCCGAGAAGACAAGCAGGCCAATCGTTATTTAAAACAGGTATGTCTAGAGAAAAAACAGTGGACGGGAAAGTGTATAAATACCGGATGCCTTTTTGGGTTGGGTTTCTCTTATCGTTTTGCGTAGGGATGTTATCTGGTTTATTAGGCATAGGTGGAGGATCTTTAATGGTGCCAGCAATGATTTTACTATTGAACATCCCCCCTCATATTGCGACAGCGACTTCTATGTTCATGATTTTTTTTGCAAGCATAACAAGCTCTGCGACACATGTCCTTTTAGGGCATGTGGACTGGAGTCATACACTGTGGTTTATTCCGGGAGCTTACTTGGGGGGGACGCTTGGCGCATGGGTCAATCGACGACTTGATGGACAGGTAGTGGAAAGATTCCTGAGAGTACTGCTCGTATTGATTGGCATACGTTTAATTTGGCAAGGTTTAGGGTGA
- the sufU gene encoding Fe-S cluster assembly sulfur transfer protein SufU, producing MSFNNLDTLYRQVIMDHYKNPRNRGSIEGNPMTVDMNNPTCGDRIQLQLLVDDGMVKDAKFDGEGCSISLSSASMMTQAIKGKPVDEALKMSELFSDLMQGKDIDEGDIDLGDIEALQGVSKFPARIKCATLAWKAMEKGVDVEKED from the coding sequence ATGTCTTTTAATAACCTGGATACACTTTATCGTCAAGTCATCATGGATCATTATAAAAATCCGCGCAACCGTGGCTCCATCGAAGGAAACCCTATGACTGTAGACATGAACAACCCTACATGCGGGGATCGCATTCAACTGCAATTGCTGGTTGACGATGGTATGGTAAAGGATGCTAAATTCGATGGTGAGGGCTGTTCTATCAGTCTATCCTCAGCCTCCATGATGACACAGGCAATCAAAGGAAAGCCAGTTGACGAAGCACTGAAAATGTCTGAGCTCTTTTCTGACCTGATGCAGGGGAAAGATATTGACGAAGGCGATATAGACCTTGGAGATATTGAAGCCCTGCAGGGAGTTTCCAAGTTCCCTGCTCGTATTAAATGTGCGACGCTCGCTTGGAAAGCAATGGAAAAGGGTGTAGATGTAGAGAAGGAAGACTAA
- a CDS encoding carboxymuconolactone decarboxylase family protein — translation MQEQNMTWTQTYLHDYKEGMGAFREHMPEVSHKFDEFTQECFKAGELSKKEKQLMALGISIVAQDEYCMIYHTKGCVDQGATEKEILEACGVAAAFGGGAALSQAVTLVQDAYMDLTTTVN, via the coding sequence ATGCAGGAGCAAAATATGACGTGGACGCAAACGTATTTACATGATTATAAAGAAGGAATGGGAGCCTTCAGAGAGCACATGCCGGAAGTTTCTCATAAGTTCGATGAATTTACACAAGAATGTTTTAAAGCTGGAGAACTATCTAAAAAAGAGAAGCAATTGATGGCATTAGGAATCAGCATTGTTGCACAGGATGAGTATTGTATGATCTATCACACGAAAGGCTGTGTCGATCAGGGCGCAACAGAAAAGGAAATATTGGAAGCTTGTGGTGTTGCAGCTGCATTTGGAGGGGGAGCGGCTTTAAGTCAGGCCGTCACACTTGTACAGGATGCATACATGGATTTGACGACTACGGTCAATTAA
- a CDS encoding cysteine desulfurase has protein sequence MDVKAVRDEFPILHQEVNGHPLVYLDSSATSQKPIKVIEKLDEYYRGYNSNVHRGVHTLGTKATDEYEGAREKVRRFINASSTQEVIFTRGTTTAINTVAASYGRANLSEGDEVVITPMEHHSNIIPWQQIVKETGATLKYIPLQPDGTIHLEDVQKTVTSKTKIVAVMHVSNVLGTINPVKEIAQIAHNQGAVMLVDGAQSAPHMKIDVQDLDADFYAFSGHKMCGPTGIGVLYGKKALLEKMEPVEFGGEMIDFVNLYDSTWKELPWKFEGGTPIIAGAVGLGAAIDFLTDIGLDEIKEHEEKLASYAMQEMNKVDGMTIYGPEHRAGLVTFNLSDVHPHDLATVLDAEGIAVRAGHHCAQPLMRWLEVSATARASFYLYNTKEDIDRLVAGLKTTKEYFGDVF, from the coding sequence ATGGATGTAAAAGCGGTACGCGACGAATTTCCTATTCTGCATCAAGAAGTTAATGGACATCCGCTCGTGTATTTGGATTCATCAGCGACTTCTCAGAAACCGATAAAGGTGATTGAAAAGCTTGATGAATACTATCGTGGTTACAACTCCAATGTCCATCGAGGTGTACACACGCTTGGTACAAAAGCGACAGACGAGTACGAAGGGGCACGGGAGAAAGTGAGACGCTTTATTAATGCGTCCAGTACCCAAGAAGTCATCTTTACACGTGGGACAACAACCGCCATCAATACCGTAGCAGCAAGCTATGGCCGCGCGAACTTGAGTGAAGGTGATGAGGTTGTCATCACCCCTATGGAACACCACAGCAATATTATTCCATGGCAGCAGATTGTTAAAGAAACGGGTGCTACTTTGAAATATATCCCGTTGCAACCTGATGGCACGATTCATTTAGAAGATGTTCAGAAGACAGTAACATCGAAAACGAAAATTGTTGCCGTTATGCATGTATCGAATGTTCTTGGAACGATCAATCCGGTGAAAGAGATTGCGCAAATTGCTCATAACCAAGGAGCTGTGATGCTTGTTGATGGAGCTCAAAGTGCTCCTCACATGAAGATTGATGTACAAGACTTGGATGCTGATTTTTATGCGTTTTCAGGTCATAAGATGTGCGGTCCAACTGGAATCGGAGTTCTATATGGCAAGAAAGCGCTCCTTGAAAAAATGGAACCTGTCGAGTTTGGTGGAGAAATGATTGATTTCGTTAACCTTTATGATTCGACATGGAAAGAGCTTCCGTGGAAGTTTGAAGGCGGTACGCCCATCATAGCTGGAGCTGTCGGCCTCGGTGCAGCCATTGATTTCCTTACTGATATCGGTTTGGATGAAATTAAAGAGCATGAAGAGAAGCTTGCTTCTTACGCCATGCAGGAAATGAATAAAGTCGATGGCATGACCATATATGGTCCAGAGCATCGGGCGGGACTTGTCACTTTCAATCTTTCAGATGTCCACCCTCACGATCTTGCGACGGTCTTGGACGCTGAGGGAATTGCTGTACGTGCAGGACATCATTGCGCGCAGCCATTGATGCGTTGGTTGGAAGTTTCAGCGACGGCAAGAGCAAGTTTTTACTTGTATAATACCAAAGAAGATATTGATCGACTTGTTGCAGGATTAAAAACAACAAAGGAGTATTTTGGCGATGTCTTTTAA
- a CDS encoding methionine ABC transporter permease encodes MFNQWFPNVRMEDMITATNETLYMTLVSVAGTFVLGLLLGLLLYLTGPGGIWSNKTLNWITASIVNVFRAIPFIILILLLFPFTDFLLGTIRGPQAALPALIIGGAPFYARLVEIALKEVDKGVVEAAKSMGAKYSTIIFKVLLPESMPALISGITVTAIALIGYTAVAGAIGSGGLGDFAYFYGFQRSNFDVVFICTILIIFIVFIFQFIGDAISRKLDKR; translated from the coding sequence ATGTTTAATCAATGGTTTCCGAACGTAAGAATGGAAGACATGATTACAGCTACAAACGAAACCCTTTATATGACGCTGGTTTCTGTCGCTGGGACATTCGTTTTAGGTTTGCTTTTGGGGCTCCTCCTTTACTTGACTGGGCCCGGTGGGATTTGGTCAAATAAAACGTTGAATTGGATCACTGCTTCCATCGTTAACGTATTTAGAGCGATCCCTTTTATCATTCTTATATTGTTATTGTTCCCGTTTACTGATTTTCTGTTGGGGACCATTCGAGGACCGCAAGCAGCATTACCTGCACTGATTATTGGGGGGGCGCCATTTTATGCCCGTCTGGTGGAAATTGCTTTGAAAGAAGTTGATAAAGGTGTCGTGGAAGCAGCAAAATCAATGGGGGCGAAGTATTCCACCATCATTTTCAAAGTATTGCTTCCAGAATCGATGCCAGCTCTAATATCAGGGATTACCGTAACAGCTATCGCATTAATTGGATATACCGCAGTAGCCGGTGCAATCGGATCTGGTGGTCTTGGAGATTTTGCCTATTTCTACGGGTTCCAAAGAAGTAACTTTGATGTTGTATTCATTTGTACCATCTTAATCATATTCATTGTGTTTATATTCCAATTCATCGGAGATGCCATCTCACGGAAATTGGATAAAAGATAA
- the sufC gene encoding Fe-S cluster assembly ATPase SufC yields MAGSTLEIKDLHVEIEGQEILKGVNLTINGGEFHAVMGPNGTGKSTLASAIMGHPKYEVTKGEVLLDGENVLEMEVDERAQAGLFLAMQYPSEISGVTNSDFLRSSVNAHREEGDEISLMKFIKEMDAKMDTLDMDKNMAQRYLNEGFSGGEKKRNEILQLMMIQPAIAILDEIDSGLDIDALKVVAKGINEMRNDAFGCLIITHYQRLLNYITPDKVHVMMQGRVVKSGGPELSQRLEAEGYDWIKQELGIEDETVNA; encoded by the coding sequence ATGGCAGGATCAACTTTAGAAATCAAAGATCTTCACGTAGAAATCGAAGGTCAAGAAATCCTTAAAGGTGTTAATTTAACAATCAACGGTGGGGAATTCCACGCTGTTATGGGACCGAACGGAACTGGTAAATCCACACTAGCTTCCGCAATCATGGGTCACCCTAAATATGAAGTGACAAAAGGTGAAGTATTGCTTGATGGCGAAAACGTTCTTGAAATGGAAGTGGACGAGCGAGCTCAAGCAGGTCTATTCCTAGCTATGCAATATCCTAGTGAAATCAGTGGTGTAACAAACTCTGACTTCTTACGTTCTTCTGTTAACGCACACCGTGAAGAAGGCGATGAAATCTCTCTTATGAAATTCATTAAAGAGATGGATGCGAAGATGGACACACTTGATATGGATAAAAATATGGCTCAGCGTTACCTAAACGAAGGTTTCTCCGGCGGTGAGAAGAAACGTAATGAAATCCTACAGTTAATGATGATTCAACCAGCAATTGCCATCTTGGATGAAATTGATTCAGGACTTGATATTGATGCACTGAAAGTAGTTGCAAAAGGAATTAACGAAATGCGTAACGATGCTTTCGGTTGCTTAATCATCACTCACTACCAGCGTCTATTGAACTACATTACTCCTGATAAAGTACACGTTATGATGCAAGGACGTGTTGTCAAATCTGGTGGACCAGAACTTTCCCAGCGTCTAGAAGCGGAAGGTTATGATTGGATTAAACAGGAACTTGGCATCGAAGACGAAACCGTTAACGCGTAA
- a CDS encoding bifunctional metallophosphatase/5'-nucleotidase — MKEKLYFYYTSDLHSHFENWPQIVGYFNEQKKKHEKKGEEYWLFDNGDHVDRFHPIAEGLMGKGNVELLNDAGYDVATIGNNEGITLASEDLHSLYDHATFRVVCANLDCKSSSSPAWLKPYHVLESKYGTKIGVLGLTAPFQAFYQQLGWDVLPPFDILDGMIEELRNQTDIIILLSHLGINEDEEIARRYSDIDIIIGGHTHHLFKNGEYIDGALLTAAGKHGTHLGEVVVEWNIDTRHLEKKEAYAIPTEQLKKDDEVTKKVKEIRSKAVHELGTPVSYLKEPLHIAWFQDTPLMNRLTEQLRLWTSADIAMLNAGVLLDHLSAGEITYEDIHRICPHPMNPCLVELKGDELLEVIRAAHTKELTEIRLKGFGFRGEVIGKMVFAGIDIELGIDDDGGEHVKRVTFDGEPIDYDRTYQFATADTFTFGRFFPEIAYAKSKKYFMPELLRDLLSEALKS, encoded by the coding sequence ATGAAGGAAAAATTATACTTTTATTATACAAGCGATCTGCACAGTCACTTTGAAAATTGGCCACAAATCGTCGGGTATTTTAATGAACAGAAAAAGAAACATGAGAAAAAAGGCGAAGAGTACTGGCTTTTTGATAATGGAGATCATGTCGATCGTTTCCATCCGATTGCGGAAGGGTTGATGGGAAAAGGCAATGTTGAGCTATTGAACGACGCTGGATATGATGTGGCAACGATCGGTAATAATGAAGGCATTACTTTAGCGAGTGAAGATCTTCATTCCTTATACGATCATGCGACTTTCCGTGTCGTTTGTGCCAACTTGGATTGTAAGAGTTCCTCATCACCTGCTTGGTTAAAGCCTTATCACGTTCTTGAATCCAAATATGGGACGAAAATCGGTGTATTAGGCTTGACTGCACCATTTCAAGCGTTTTACCAGCAGTTGGGATGGGACGTGCTTCCTCCATTTGACATTCTGGATGGGATGATCGAAGAATTGAGGAATCAAACCGATATCATTATCTTATTATCACACCTTGGTATTAATGAAGATGAAGAAATTGCCAGGCGTTATTCAGACATTGATATAATCATCGGAGGACATACACACCACCTCTTCAAGAATGGTGAATATATTGATGGTGCTTTGTTGACAGCCGCAGGAAAACACGGGACGCATCTTGGTGAAGTTGTGGTTGAATGGAACATCGACACCCGTCATTTGGAGAAAAAAGAGGCCTATGCTATACCAACAGAACAACTGAAAAAAGATGATGAAGTAACTAAAAAAGTCAAGGAGATACGTTCTAAGGCTGTTCACGAATTAGGTACTCCCGTGTCTTATCTCAAAGAACCTCTGCACATTGCTTGGTTCCAAGACACCCCGCTTATGAACCGCTTAACAGAACAATTACGCTTATGGACATCGGCGGATATAGCGATGTTGAATGCAGGTGTGCTTCTCGACCATTTATCCGCTGGAGAGATCACTTATGAAGATATTCATCGCATATGTCCACACCCCATGAATCCCTGTCTTGTGGAGTTGAAAGGGGATGAGCTACTGGAAGTGATACGAGCGGCTCATACGAAAGAACTTACGGAAATAAGGCTGAAAGGTTTTGGATTCAGGGGCGAAGTAATCGGTAAGATGGTTTTTGCAGGTATTGACATAGAATTGGGCATAGATGATGATGGAGGTGAACATGTAAAGCGTGTCACGTTTGATGGTGAACCGATTGATTATGATCGGACCTATCAGTTTGCTACAGCTGACACATTTACGTTTGGCCGATTTTTTCCTGAAATCGCCTATGCCAAGTCAAAGAAATATTTTATGCCGGAACTATTGCGTGATTTATTATCAGAAGCACTTAAATCATAA
- a CDS encoding methionine ABC transporter ATP-binding protein: MIKIKGLSKIFHTKDQDVRAVDDLSLNINKGEIYGVIGYSGAGKSTFIRLLNRLEDPTEGSVLVDEQELTSLSKGKLRLARQEIGMIFQHFNLLWSRTVHDNIAFPLEIAGIPKAERQKRVDELIELVGLKGRGGSYPSQLSGGQKQRVGIARALANNPKVLLCDEATSALDPETTDSILDLLVDINEKLGLTIVLITHEMHVIRKICHQVAVMEDGKIVEQGEVLDVFLHPQKPVTKKFVDQVMGDPEKETSLQVIKDNYRSGEIIRLHFVGESTNQALISDLSRKFEVDVNILHGKITQTQKGAYGTMFVQFDGDQTEVQRAIEYIESTSVEVEVNPHV; this comes from the coding sequence ATGATTAAAATTAAAGGACTATCTAAGATATTCCACACGAAAGATCAGGATGTACGCGCAGTGGATGATTTAAGTCTTAATATTAACAAAGGAGAAATTTATGGGGTCATCGGCTATAGTGGGGCCGGTAAAAGTACATTCATTCGTTTACTGAACCGGTTGGAAGATCCCACAGAAGGAAGTGTTCTTGTCGATGAACAGGAACTTACGTCTTTAAGCAAAGGGAAATTAAGGTTGGCCAGACAAGAAATCGGAATGATCTTCCAGCATTTCAATTTGCTCTGGTCACGAACCGTTCATGATAACATCGCTTTTCCTTTAGAAATTGCAGGGATCCCAAAAGCAGAAAGGCAAAAACGTGTCGATGAATTGATAGAATTGGTGGGGTTAAAAGGCCGAGGGGGTTCTTATCCATCCCAATTGAGCGGTGGACAGAAGCAAAGAGTGGGAATAGCCAGAGCGCTCGCAAACAACCCTAAAGTTCTTTTATGTGATGAAGCCACATCCGCGTTGGACCCTGAGACGACGGATTCGATTCTTGATCTTCTGGTGGATATCAACGAAAAGCTCGGACTTACGATTGTTCTCATTACACATGAAATGCACGTCATTCGCAAAATTTGTCATCAGGTGGCGGTTATGGAAGATGGAAAGATTGTTGAACAAGGAGAAGTGCTGGATGTCTTTCTTCATCCTCAAAAACCGGTTACGAAGAAGTTTGTGGATCAAGTAATGGGGGACCCGGAAAAAGAGACGTCCCTGCAGGTGATCAAAGATAATTATCGGTCCGGAGAAATCATACGTCTTCACTTTGTGGGAGAAAGTACAAATCAGGCATTAATTAGTGATTTATCAAGGAAGTTTGAAGTGGATGTCAATATTCTTCATGGAAAGATTACCCAGACACAGAAGGGGGCGTATGGGACAATGTTTGTTCAGTTTGACGGAGATCAAACAGAAGTCCAACGTGCCATTGAATATATTGAATCAACATCTGTAGAAGTGGAGGTGAATCCACATGTTTAA
- a CDS encoding MetQ/NlpA family ABC transporter substrate-binding protein: protein MKKIWTSLIAALLIVVLAACGSSSEDENTSGSEGEEGGTKEIKVGATSVPHAEVLEKAKPLLEEEGITLEIEEYQDYILPNQDLDEGRIDANYFQTIPYMEIQEEEKGYDFANLGGIHIEPIGVYSQKYESLEDVEEGTTLVMSRSVSTHGRILSLLEKEGLIKLDESVEKVDATVQDIVENPKNIEFDTGVDAANLPQVYQREEDVLVAINTNYAIEAGLSPSEDSIILEESDSPYVNVVAANSEDKDNEALNTLVEVLRSEEIVNFIKEEYDGAVVPVSSDAE, encoded by the coding sequence ATGAAAAAAATCTGGACAAGTTTAATTGCTGCTTTGCTTATCGTTGTTCTCGCAGCTTGCGGATCATCGAGTGAGGATGAAAATACATCAGGATCTGAAGGTGAAGAAGGTGGAACCAAAGAGATAAAGGTAGGAGCTACCAGTGTTCCTCATGCTGAAGTCCTTGAAAAAGCAAAACCTTTGCTTGAAGAAGAGGGCATTACGTTAGAGATTGAAGAATATCAGGATTACATTTTACCGAACCAAGACTTAGATGAAGGCCGTATTGACGCGAACTATTTCCAAACGATCCCTTATATGGAGATCCAAGAGGAAGAGAAAGGGTATGACTTTGCCAACCTTGGGGGTATCCATATTGAGCCTATCGGAGTTTATTCTCAAAAGTATGAAAGCCTGGAAGACGTTGAAGAAGGTACGACACTAGTAATGAGTCGTTCGGTCTCCACTCACGGTCGAATTCTATCGCTCTTAGAAAAAGAGGGACTGATTAAATTGGATGAAAGCGTTGAAAAAGTAGATGCTACCGTACAGGATATTGTAGAAAATCCTAAAAACATCGAATTCGATACAGGAGTAGATGCAGCTAACCTTCCACAAGTTTATCAACGTGAAGAAGACGTGCTTGTAGCGATCAATACGAACTATGCCATTGAAGCGGGACTGTCTCCTAGCGAAGATTCAATTATTCTGGAGGAATCTGATTCTCCTTACGTGAACGTTGTTGCTGCTAATAGTGAAGATAAAGACAATGAAGCATTGAATACACTTGTAGAAGTTCTTCGTTCTGAAGAGATCGTGAACTTCATAAAAGAAGAATATGACGGTGCTGTTGTGCCGGTATCAAGTGATGCTGAATAA